In Denitratisoma sp. DHT3, one DNA window encodes the following:
- the gspM gene encoding type II secretion system protein GspM — MKARWQEISGKFAALSPREKWMVVGAVFFVVGFGGYTLGVEPALIKYRALEKQLTQQRSDLTIATTQLSALKTRYRDPDGVNRAALDETLGKLAQLDQQLHQYDSALVPPGRVPQLLNTLLVRHRGLQLVSLRTLDPAPLLAPTANEAGKTTVKREETASLPSPSLSASSPLADRERGANNLFKHGIEIKVAGSYPDLLAYLAELEGSAQKLLWDQMKLSVVAYPRSELTLRLYTLSLESIWLVV, encoded by the coding sequence ATGAAGGCGCGATGGCAAGAGATTTCTGGTAAATTCGCAGCCCTGAGCCCGCGCGAAAAATGGATGGTCGTCGGCGCGGTTTTTTTCGTCGTCGGCTTCGGCGGATACACTCTGGGCGTGGAGCCTGCCTTGATCAAGTACCGGGCTCTCGAAAAACAACTGACCCAGCAACGCTCGGATTTGACGATTGCCACGACTCAATTGTCGGCCCTGAAAACCCGGTATCGGGATCCGGATGGCGTCAATCGGGCGGCCTTGGACGAAACGCTTGGCAAGCTGGCTCAGCTCGATCAGCAATTGCACCAGTATGACAGTGCATTGGTGCCGCCGGGCAGGGTGCCGCAATTGCTGAATACTTTGCTGGTCCGCCACAGGGGCCTGCAACTGGTGAGTCTGCGCACCCTTGACCCCGCGCCACTGCTGGCGCCCACGGCCAATGAGGCGGGAAAGACGACCGTGAAACGGGAGGAGACGGCGTCGCTCCCGTCACCTTCGTTGTCCGCTTCGTCGCCGCTGGCGGATCGGGAACGGGGAGCGAACAACCTGTTCAAACATGGCATCGAAATCAAGGTGGCGGGAAGTTATCCCGACTTGCTGGCCTATCTCGCGGAATTGGAGGGATCGGCCCAGAAGTTGTTGTGGGATCAAATGAAATTGTCGGTCGTCGCCTATCCCCGTAGCGAGTTGACCTTGAGGCTGTATACCTTGAGCCTGGAGTCGATATGGTTGGTGGTCTGA
- a CDS encoding PilN domain-containing protein: MSQQINLYNPGLLKKREWLTAANVAMGAASLLVLVALWGGWARFQADRLEREAAPVDAQLKAMQQQLTALSKEMSERKPSPKLEQELKTAQNALLARQTVAGILERGLGKQAVGFAEYLRGLARQTPTGVWLTGFVVAADGSGMEIRGRTTDPALLPDYILRLNDEKVFRGRAFAALQMQEGSLAEKSQSASIPAGTAAPLKAAAGFHEFALVPSQPGPDAAGGEGVPSRSAIASGHSEARKL; the protein is encoded by the coding sequence ATGAGTCAGCAAATCAACCTCTACAACCCCGGGCTGCTGAAAAAACGGGAATGGTTGACGGCCGCCAATGTGGCGATGGGTGCGGCCTCGTTGCTCGTGCTGGTCGCGCTCTGGGGGGGCTGGGCGCGATTCCAGGCCGATCGGCTGGAAAGGGAGGCGGCGCCGGTGGATGCTCAGTTGAAGGCGATGCAACAGCAATTGACCGCGTTGAGCAAGGAAATGTCGGAGCGAAAGCCGAGCCCCAAGTTGGAGCAGGAGCTCAAAACCGCCCAAAACGCTTTGTTGGCCCGTCAAACGGTTGCGGGAATTCTCGAGCGGGGTTTGGGGAAGCAGGCGGTGGGTTTCGCCGAGTATCTGCGGGGGCTCGCGCGCCAGACGCCGACGGGCGTCTGGTTGACCGGATTCGTCGTGGCCGCGGATGGCTCGGGCATGGAAATTCGAGGACGAACCACGGACCCCGCGTTGTTGCCGGACTATATCCTGCGCTTGAATGACGAGAAGGTTTTTCGGGGTCGGGCTTTCGCGGCCTTGCAAATGCAGGAAGGCTCCCTGGCCGAGAAGTCGCAGAGTGCGTCGATACCCGCAGGGACCGCCGCGCCGCTCAAAGCGGCCGCGGGCTTTCACGAATTTGCGCTCGTTCCCAGTCAGCCTGGACCGGATGCGGCCGGGGGGGAGGGCGTCCCGAGCCGCTCCGCGATTGCGAGCGGTCACTCGGAGGCGCGGAAGTTATGA